Genomic DNA from Nicotiana tabacum cultivar K326 chromosome 21, ASM71507v2, whole genome shotgun sequence:
taggcaatactGGTCTGGTGGGCCGGGCCCATgtagaaagcgtgggctatatagcacacataAATCTGGAAATGAGACGGAATTCCGGCCTTTAGGCActaaataccaaaaaatgaggaacggtcttggcgAAGCGGTAAATATTGTTTCTTAGATCGTTTTTTATGGtctgacaaaattttaggtgagcTGGGTCCAGGCGCgtaggctatagcatacgaaaatttaggaatcacgcggaattccaattttatggtactaaaacgccaaaaaagaggaacagtcttggcgaggcggtgaatattATTCCTTAGATCGTTTTTGATTGTgagacaaaattttaggtgatccgaacCCATGCAGAAAGCTTGGGGTATATCCCACAACATCTTCATGAATTTGGGAGACCGGTCCCGAGTCACTTAAAAAAATTTGGGCTCATCAGAAACgccctaatgaaccatagtcattgTCTCGCCTTTGCCCTTCctcatttttgtatatatagatTCATTAGGACAACGAGTTTTCCCAAATATATAGTAATTATGAATTTCctaaaaaatagaaggaaataatCAACTAAagatatatgtatgtatatataaattCATTTATCTAAGCCTTTTGCATTATTTTAAAACATGTTGCTAGTTGAGAATATGAAGCATGGGTGTTATTTTATATGGCATTTTTCACACCATTGGACACACTGAATACTAAGTCACGTTGAACGTGTTATGTATTGGACGGCATATTTCATTTTAAGAAGCTAAGCAAATTTGACCATGATACAAATTTCAAAGCTTCTTATTACTTTACTAGTCTTTTAACTACAGCTATAAGGGCCATTTTTGtttagaaattaaagaaaaacaataTCAAACCCAAGTAAGTTTTTCAAGATATTAACACAAAATTTAACAAATATAATTTaccatttttttaaaatcttcaaactttaattcttttcaaaacTAAATCAAAATTTTGGTTTTCTAGTACATGAAGGAACATGTAATAAAAAAATGGCTGAAGTTTACATGAGAATTACGATGAATAGTTACTTGCATAGTAAGGTCGATGTATGATAGGAGATTGTGACCTAATCATTATTGAAGCGagtaaaaatttcaagaaattaagggcctgtttggccataaaatttttttttttttagaatttttttaatttttttcgaaatcagtgtttggccatgaaaattttaaatttcacttgaaattgaatttcagaatttttcgGAAATTAAAAAACTCCAGAaagttgttttcaaaattttcgctTCAAAGCActcacaaaaaattaaaaacagttccaaattgtattcatgtccaaaaataactctatttttcaacttgaatattttttttttaattttttctagaatttcacaattcttataTCCGCCATCTAGATAATTTTCTAGataatttagttttattttattaaattttgaatttttgatggaTAGAATTACTCATTATATATGCCAGTGGACGCGGTCGAGTAACAAATACATTGGCAGCGGAGACAGTCCACGTGTCATTCAACCACATACTCTCTCCCCAGTCGTGTGGACTGCAATTTTCCCTCCGCCTCCCCCTCACATAATATTACGGGACCCACTATTCATCTCCTCCACCGTTTATTACCTGACACGTGTCATTCAACTCATGGCACTCTCGTAAATAAACCCCACATTCAGGGTTAAAATTTCATTCCGCCATCTCTGACTCTCTAAAACCCCAATTTCCCCTTCCTTAGAGAAACCCTCTTTCTCTCGACGATGGCATTGCTCAGCCGTCTGAGAGCGGCGGCGCAGCCACATATTATTCGGTCATCTCTTCAGTCTTACGGATCAGCTGCAGCTCAGCTCGACTACGATTACGACGATGATTACGAATACTATGAAGAGACAAGTGTACGTCCAGTGGTAATGGAGGAATCTGAAGGATCAGTTCCACGAAGAGGAGTACAATGGGTGATCATGGGCGATCCTATGGCTCAGAGACACGTGTACGCCCAATGGCTTTCGAAGCTTCTAGATATTCCTCATATTTCTATGGGCTCACTCGTTCGTCAAGAACTTCACCCTCGTTCTTCCCTCTATAAGCAggttttcatttgttttatttctgtttttttttttggtcttaTTGAGCTCTTAAAAGGAAAAAATTGTTCTCTTAGTTTAACTGGTATTAATGTTGACATATTATTTAGTACTCTCTCTGTTTCAATTTACATGATAGTGTTTGATTTGACACGGTCGTTATGAAAAAAAAAGACTTCTGaaacttatgtctaaaataagtCATATATATGTGTGATTATAAATCATTCCACTAAGggtaaatgaaaattttgaagtgaaattgtttctaaatatagaaaggtATATTTTTTTTTGGGACAGACTAAGAAGGAAAGACAGAAAGAGTGTCAGATAATTGTGACGGAGGGAGTAATAGAAAGAAATGAGCTTGAATAGAGGGAACGAATACCAAAAGATTCATATAATTGATCCCTACTAGTTTGAAATTGAAGTATATAGGCTTGTTTGAGCTGGTCTTATCTCTCTTTTTCATTAGCAATGGCTAATGAAAAAAATTGTACTTTTAGTTGTTAATTGGTCTTATTTTGACAGATTATTTAGTATAGAAAAAAATGAGCTTGAATGGAGTAAATGAATATGAAAAATCCATATTTTGGCCCATACTAGTTTAATTAAAGCATAAAAGATTGATTTAACTGGTCACAGTTTTGTTTATTACTTTCTCTGTTTCAGCtttataaaaaataaactaactttCTCCAAAGAATATCGATTTCAGATTAGAGGGTCGAAATCATTTAATTTTTGGTGAGATTAAGACattgagaaagaataaaatttacgTAGTCAGAAATGATGAActctaagtcccaaatttttagtCAGAGTAATTGAACGTGCAAAGATTCTGTTTGGCTTCTCAAATAGTAATTTGTCATATAAAAATTGAGTACAGGAGTACATTCTTTTGTTGTAAGATAGTCGCGCATtagtcttttgtttctttttatttgtttcaCCCAATAAAACCTCTCATTTTTGTTATGAAGATCGCAGAGGCTGTAAATCAGGGAAAACTTGTTCCCGAAGATGTTATATTTGGTCTGTTGTCAAAGAGGCTAGAAGAAGGTTATTGCAGGGGTGAAAGTGGATTCATCTTGGATGGAATTCCTCGATCAAAGATTCAAGCTGTAAGTATAGCCTCCCTCTCTGTGTGGACTTAATTTTAGTGGCATCTTCTTTTTCTCGTTATCTTCGATCTTTCCATTTCATTTACACTAGTTTCATTGAACAGTTGAGTTTCTTGGGATGCACAAGCTTCCAGAAGTTAAAGTCCATACTGAACATATTGATCGAACTTTGTAGCTTTGTTCATGGTGGTGTTAATTACttagtaaataaataaacattTTGAAAATCTAACCAGTACCTTAGATATAATTCTTATAGTCATTTCAGTTCAAGTTttgttttgagattttgaattaaCTGGTATATTAGTTTCAGCATTTAGTTGGTCTTTTAGCTAACAAAATAGCAAATTTACATGTAAAAGGTATGGAGGGAGTAATTGATGAGAAGAGTCCGTAAAAGATTGGTGTTTGCTACTTTCTGAATGCTGTTTCTTTATCTTGAGATAGATAGTGTTTGGCCAAGATTATTCACTTTGTAGTAATCTGCATTGTCTAATAATAAACAAGTGTATGAAGTGTTTATTTTTACTTCTCTCAGATTTTGTTTGAAAAGGactgttattttatgttattttttatgattCATGTCGAAACATGTTGGATTTACATACTCTTCTCATTTATTCCTGCAGGAAACCCTGGACAAAACTGTGGACATAGATCTAGTTCTGAATCTTAAATGTGCTGAGAGTGGGATGTCAAAGAAAGACAAAAGTACTGGGCTTTATTCACCTCTGGAATTCCTTCGCAGGACTTCTGGAATTAATATGAGTCTTCAGTCAGAGGGTGGTCATTTTAGGCCTTCAAGTACCATGACTGATGTTTCGAGAAAGAAGCTGCATGTGCATGCTGAGCAGGTACCCATCCGATTTCCTGAAATTTTACAGATGGAAACACTAGAAAAATTTTGACGTCATAATTTGAGATGAACAGAATTGTAGGTTGCCTCTCTTAGTATTCTTGATGAATAGGATTAGAGATTGCCTTTCTTAGCATTCTTGATGTGCAAGTAAATACTATTTCCTGTTGAATCACACAGATGCAAATATGCATGTACATCATCTGCCAGTATACTGAGTACCTGATTGTTCGTTGAACAAACCATGCTGAAATTGTTTAAATGGCAATGCCATATTGTTCTTGAGCTCTGGCATCTGTTGGCTCTTACCTGATCTTCTTCATGTGCTTTTACTTTGTTCATGCCGATATCTTAAACAAGTTAATGTCTCAAAGATGATTTTGCATCTATCCTACTCAGCTATAATTATGTCAGTACCCTGGAGGTGGCAGTGCATGTGATCAACTTTTTTAAATACACAgtttgattttcttttatatattagaGCTATAAAACTAATTGCATGATCTTGGTTCAAAATTTCCTCAGCTCTCATGTTCTTGCTAGTCAGCATTCTAAATGTGGTTGTACAGAGTCATAACTCAGTATTTTCTCGGTTGAACTACAAAATCAACTAATACGCAACATCATTCTGTTTTATGTAGATCAAACCGCTAGAAGAATACTACAGGAAACAGAGAAAGCTCCTTGATTTTCAAGTGGCTGGAGGACCTGGAGAAACATGGCAAGGCCTTTTGGCTGCTTTGCATCTTCAGCACAGGACTGCAGTTGGTTCTACACAGTTGAGTGCAGGATGCTAATTTGATTTTCTGCTGATCTTCATTCTTTTTGGGAGCATAGTAGGTATAGGAAATATGAGTGAACAAAGTTTAAGTTTTGGGCGGGAATATGcataattttgttttcttttttgtttaaaaGAGTTCAACCTAGTTTTATCTGCCAGAAGAGAGAAACATCAAGATGTGAGCATCAGACAAGCTTATAATACTCTCTCTATATAGATTTCTACAAAGCTTATTTTTGGTGAATGCTTGTGTTGTGTGTAATACTTCAACCCCATGGAAATGCTACGTTTATTAGCTCGTGCTGTGGCACCCAAATGAATCTTGATTGTGTCATGTTCTGCAAAGTTTGGCTATTTTTTCTATTAATGGAGCTGTAAAAAGCTGCACACATTGCGCTTCAATCGTACTTATTGTATCATCCTGATGTTGATAATTTGAGTTAGACATGCCAActcttaacaaaaataaaaatttcttgcCATCTGACTGTGACACTGCTCTTATCAAAATCCAACTTCAGTAATACCAGAAATTGAACCAAAAGATGATTAATTTGTTTCTAAAAGTTGAGTTCATGTATTTGAAAACTAGATTAAGAAAACTAACATGCAACTTTATAAAGTAAACAGGTGTTAAAAATTGAACCAAAAGATGATTAAATTGTTTATAAAAAAATTCGggtttaagttaaaaaaaaagttacttgGAATCCTTGAATAATAAACAGGTCCTCAAGAATTTTTTAGTCTAGAATATAAATATTTCCTTCCTAACGGACAGAAGATTTTTGAGCTTGTTCATACGTAAGATATATTCTAGTTTTAAGGTAGAAAATGAGAAGGAATACAGCAGTTGCGTTAGCTGCAAATATTTATTAACAGAAGTAAAAAGAAGGCAAACATTCTTTTTACTTTATAAAGATAATTACTACAGATCAAAATCATAATTCACTCTTTATCCATACCTCCCTAAGGAGTTGATACCTC
This window encodes:
- the LOC107815755 gene encoding putative adenylate kinase 7, mitochondrial, which gives rise to MALLSRLRAAAQPHIIRSSLQSYGSAAAQLDYDYDDDYEYYEETSVRPVVMEESEGSVPRRGVQWVIMGDPMAQRHVYAQWLSKLLDIPHISMGSLVRQELHPRSSLYKQIAEAVNQGKLVPEDVIFGLLSKRLEEGYCRGESGFILDGIPRSKIQAETLDKTVDIDLVLNLKCAESGMSKKDKSTGLYSPLEFLRRTSGINMSLQSEGGHFRPSSTMTDVSRKKLHVHAEQIKPLEEYYRKQRKLLDFQVAGGPGETWQGLLAALHLQHRTAVGSTQLSAGC